A part of Winslowiella toletana genomic DNA contains:
- a CDS encoding ribokinase, translated as MKGRVCVFGSFNLDIVAGMARFPQPGESLVAHSSMMGAGGKGANQATAALRAGARVHYIGKIGNDDYGIFARRHLENTGFDAITLFTCKEKPTGNALIFVAGDDAENMISVYPGANLTVTAAETQRCQPTIAAADILLLQLENNLSAIQRMIDIGRDSGTFVILNPAPWQKVSDALLNKVNLLTPNSTEASQLSGITVSDLASAQRAAMILHDKGVGQLIITLGMQGALLSVDRVMSLVPVYPAQPKDTTGAGDAFNGALAARLASGDALETAALFASAYASVSVENIGAAQGMPRYAEVLERMQQYPQLKVSALQGCNGGRNPLPHSPQTAAD; from the coding sequence ATGAAAGGCAGAGTATGTGTATTCGGCTCTTTTAACCTGGATATTGTCGCCGGTATGGCGCGCTTTCCGCAGCCCGGTGAATCACTGGTGGCCCATAGCAGTATGATGGGTGCCGGAGGCAAAGGGGCTAATCAGGCCACCGCGGCGCTGCGCGCTGGCGCGCGGGTGCATTATATCGGCAAAATCGGCAACGACGATTACGGTATTTTTGCCCGCCGCCACCTGGAAAATACCGGTTTTGACGCCATCACCCTGTTTACCTGTAAAGAGAAACCCACCGGCAACGCGCTGATCTTCGTCGCCGGTGATGATGCGGAGAATATGATTTCGGTCTATCCGGGAGCAAATTTAACCGTCACCGCCGCCGAAACCCAGCGCTGCCAGCCGACGATTGCCGCAGCAGATATTCTGCTATTACAGCTGGAAAATAATCTGAGCGCCATTCAGCGCATGATCGATATCGGGCGCGACAGCGGCACCTTTGTGATTCTCAATCCCGCGCCATGGCAGAAAGTCAGCGATGCGCTGCTGAATAAAGTCAATCTCCTGACCCCCAACAGCACCGAGGCTTCGCAGCTGAGCGGGATTACCGTCAGCGATCTGGCCAGCGCACAACGGGCGGCGATGATCCTGCACGATAAGGGGGTTGGACAGCTGATTATTACGCTGGGGATGCAGGGCGCGCTGCTGTCAGTTGACCGCGTGATGTCACTGGTGCCGGTTTATCCGGCGCAGCCCAAAGATACGACCGGTGCTGGCGATGCGTTCAATGGCGCGTTAGCGGCGCGTCTGGCTTCGGGGGATGCGCTGGAAACTGCGGCGCTGTTTGCCTCGGCTTATGCCTCGGTGAGTGTGGAAAATATCGGCGCCGCGCAGGGGATGCCGCGTTATGCCGAAGTACTGGAAAGAATGCAACAGTATCCGCAGTTAAAGGTGAGCGCGCTCCAGGGCTGCAATGGGGGGAGGAATCCCCTCCCCCACAGCCCGCAAACAGCGGCAGATTAA
- the alsK gene encoding allose kinase: MTQSWLGIDIGGTSTRFQIMDSDRQWQGFDKIATRSWATADDALSTLAGLIRAAVAKQHIHGVMLGLPGILSRDRRQVLSLPFIQALDHQPIAQLLSEQIGIPVAMDKDVNHLMLWDLMELPQLPDNAVGIYPGTGLGNSLWLNGQFYHGQHGSSGELGHIPLLHSASAATPLPCPCGNHGCVETVTSGHWLSSWAQQHVPDTAMAQLFSRHHAHPDLQAFVQRLAQVIAIEINILDPEYLILGGGVLGMSDFPLASLREQIIQHLRPPVTRDGLKIIFSKATDYTGCRGACYAAERHFRRVL, translated from the coding sequence ATGACACAATCCTGGCTGGGCATAGATATTGGCGGCACCAGCACCCGGTTTCAGATTATGGACAGCGATCGCCAGTGGCAGGGATTCGATAAAATCGCCACCCGCAGCTGGGCAACCGCTGATGATGCGCTGTCGACCCTGGCCGGGCTGATTCGGGCGGCGGTGGCAAAACAGCATATTCATGGCGTGATGCTGGGTCTGCCCGGCATCCTCAGCCGCGACCGCCGTCAGGTGCTGTCGCTACCGTTTATTCAGGCGCTGGACCATCAGCCCATCGCTCAGCTGCTAAGCGAACAGATCGGGATTCCGGTGGCGATGGATAAAGATGTTAACCATCTGATGCTGTGGGATCTGATGGAGCTGCCACAGCTGCCGGATAATGCGGTCGGCATCTATCCGGGCACCGGGCTGGGCAACAGCCTGTGGCTGAATGGTCAGTTCTACCATGGCCAGCACGGCAGTTCCGGCGAATTAGGCCATATTCCGCTGCTGCACAGCGCTTCAGCCGCCACGCCGCTGCCCTGCCCCTGCGGCAATCATGGCTGCGTGGAGACGGTGACCTCCGGCCACTGGCTGAGTAGCTGGGCGCAACAGCATGTGCCGGATACCGCAATGGCGCAGCTGTTTAGCCGCCATCATGCGCACCCTGATCTGCAGGCGTTTGTGCAACGTCTGGCGCAGGTGATTGCCATTGAGATAAATATTCTCGACCCGGAGTATCTGATCCTTGGCGGCGGCGTGCTGGGGATGAGCGACTTCCCGCTGGCCAGCCTGCGCGAGCAGATTATTCAGCATCTGCGTCCGCCCGTCACCCGTGATGGGCTAAAGATTATTTTCAGTAAAGCCACCGACTATACCGGTTGTCGCGGCGCCTGTTATGCAGCAGAACGACATTTCAGGAGGGTGTTATGA